In Novosphingobium kaempferiae, the DNA window AGGCCCGCATGGCCCGCCCCGAAATCGTCGATCGCTGTCGTGAAGCCCATCTTGCGATAGCTGGCAACGATACTGCGAACATGATCGGTGTCGATCATCTGCTCGTTCTCGGTGAACTCGAAAATCAGGCGATCGGCCGGAAAGCCGACATCGCGGGCAGTTTTGAGCGTGAGCTGGATGCACGCCGCTGGAGAATACACAGCGTTGGGCAGAAAGTTGATTGAAAGCCTGGCGCCGGAGTCAAGGATTCCGGCCTCGACCGCCCCCTTGATCGCTGCGACCCTGCATTGCTGGTCGAATGCGTACCTATTCTCGGGTGTCACCCTGGACAGCACTTCAGCCGCACCCTCGCCGTTGCTGCCGCGGACCAACGCTTCAAAAGCGAAAGGATCGCCAGTTTCGCAATCGACTATCGGTTGAAAAGCCATCGCAAGATCAAAATTCTCGCCGTCGGATCTACAGCCCTGACATCCTCTTTGCATACTGCCGTCTCCTGCCCGCTTCGCAAAGGTAAAAGAGGAAGAATAATAATGCCTTAATCTCAACGTCGACGAGACGATGCCTGTACCTCTTGAGCGTATCGGGAAAGAAATCTTCAGCCAGCACGTAGCTCCATGTTTCGGGATCCTGGCGCCGGAAGCAGTGCGGCGCGACGATCCCAGCCGGTCGCTCAATCGCAAGGTCGCCCGGGAGGAGGAAATGGGTTTACTCGTCGTCCCACAACCGCGCACAATCCGTTCCATATGTGATCGGCCCAATAGTGTTTCCGGACACGGCGCGGCGTCGATGTCTGGCAGAGCGACGCGCTTGCAAGTGCCCAACGCAGTAGGCCGATATTACTGACGCAGATTCAGCGGAACGCCGTGATTTGCGGCGTGTCGGCGTTCTGCCTACAGCTTGGAAGTCCGTGCGCGCTGACCAATGAGGTCTTCCATCCCTTTATGTCGAGGCGAGCACTGTG includes these proteins:
- a CDS encoding EAL domain-containing protein — protein: MQRGCQGCRSDGENFDLAMAFQPIVDCETGDPFAFEALVRGSNGEGAAEVLSRVTPENRYAFDQQCRVAAIKGAVEAGILDSGARLSINFLPNAVYSPAACIQLTLKTARDVGFPADRLIFEFTENEQMIDTDHVRSIVASYRKMGFTTAIDDFGAGHAGLGLLAKFQTDLIKLDMDLIRSIDESEPRAIIVSGVVAIAGALGIAVIAEGVETVGEYNALREIGIRYMQGYLLARPGFKRLPSPLSMAFAKNTLRTASQAETLVHPAVFTAPSTGHWPMPAPYHVSGS